From Glycine soja cultivar W05 chromosome 4, ASM419377v2, whole genome shotgun sequence, the proteins below share one genomic window:
- the LOC114408434 gene encoding codeine O-demethylase-like: MAESSEVEIVGKPVQDLVLNSENLPKTYIYEEGGAGFRDALVPSQDENIPVIDLHRLSSPSTALQELAKLHHALHSWGCFQAINHGLKSSFLDKVREVSKQFFHLPKEEKQKWAREPNNIEGYGNDIIYSENQRLDWTDRVYLKVLPEDERKFKFWPQNPYDFRSIVLQYTESMRLLSEVIIKAMAKSLNLEEDCFLNECGERADMFLRFNYYPPCPMPDHVLGLKPHADGSTITFLLQDKEVEGLQVLKDDQWFKVPIIPDALVINVGDQIEIMSNGIFRSPIHRAVINSEKERLTVAMFCLTDSEKEIKPVEKLVNESRPTLYRPVKNYSEIYFQYYQQGKRPIEASKI; encoded by the exons ATGGCAGAATCAAGTGAGGTAGAGATAGTGGGTAAACCTGTCCAAGATTTGGTTTTGAATTCTGAAAATCTGCCAAAAACTTATATCTACGAGGAAGGTGGTGCCGGATTTCGAGATGCTCTTGTGCCATCACAGGATGAGAATATTCCAGTGATCGACCTTCATCGCCTCTCATCTCCATCTACTGCACTACAAGAGCTTGCTAAACTCCATCATGCTCTCCATTCATGGGGCTGCTTTCAG GCAATAAACCATGGGCTGAAAAGCTCATTTTTGGACAAGGTGAGAGAAGTTTCAAAGCAATTCTTTCATCTTCCAAAGGAAGAAAAGCAAAAATGGGCAAGGGAACCAAACAATATTGAAGGATATGGCAATGATATAATATATTCAGAAAATCAAAGGCTTGACTGGACTGACAGAGTTTACCTAAAGGTGCTTCCTGAAGATGAGAGGAAGTTCAAATTTTGGCCCCAAAACCCCTATGATTTCAG GAGTATTGTCCTACAGTATACCGAAAGCATGCGACTGCTAAGTGAAGTAATTATTAAGGCCATGGCAAAGTCACTGAACTTGGAAGAGGATtgcttcctaaatgaatgtggAGAAAGAGCTGATATGTTTCTGAGATTCAACTACTACCCTCCATGTCCAATGCCTGATCATGTTCTCGGTTTGAAGCCACATGCAGATGGATCCACCATAACTTTTCTGTTGCAAGACAAAGAAGTAGAAGGCCTCCAAGTCCTCAAAGATGATCAGTGGTTTAAAGTTCCAATCATCCCTGATGCTCTCGTCATTAATGTTGGTGATCAAATAGAG ATAATGAGCAATGgaatttttcggagcccaataCACAGGGCAGTGATAAATTCAGAAAAGGAAAGGCTCACAGTGGCAATGTTCTGCCTCACGGATtcagagaaagagattaaaCCGGTGGAGAAGCTAGTGAACGAGTCAAGGCCAACGTTATACAGACCGGTGAAAAATTATTCTGAGATCTATTTCCAGTATTACCAACAAGGAAAAAGACCTATTGAAGCTTCAAAGATTTAA